CTGGAACGGAGGGTGTGGTCCAGGCACCGGCATCAGCCCCTGGCACGCATGCTGTTCCCGTCGGCGCGCTGCGTCGAGGTGAAGGAAACCGGGTTGCCGTTCGCCCCTGAAATCAAGTCGATCTGGAACCCCTCCTATCTGTTTGGATACTGGCAGTCCGAGAATTACTTTTCCGATGCGGCGGAGGTCATACGGTCCGACTTTCAGCTGAAATCGGGCTACACACCGGCGCGGCAGGAAACCCTTTCGAAAATCAGGGCGGCCGAGACTGCGGTCTCGGTCCATGTGCGGCGCGGAGACTACGTTTCCAACGCGAAGACAAACGCGATACACGGGACCTGCGATCCTGACTGGTATGCTGCCGCGCTGTCGGAGATGGCATCGAAGTTCAAGGACATGCAGCTTTTTGTTTTTTCCGACGATATCTCCTGGACCAGGGACAATCTGCCCACCTATCCGTCGATGACGTTTGTCGAGCCCCAGGATGACGGCAAGGATGTCCAGGACATGCATCTGATGGCCTCCTGCCGGGCGCATGTCGTCGCGAACAGTTCCTTCAGCTGGTGGGGGGCTTGGCTCAACCCGCGTCGGGACAAGCACGTCATCGCACCGGCGCAGTGGTTCAGGTCATCGACCCACGATGCGCGCGACCTGATCCCGAAGAGCTGGCAAAAGCTGTAACCGGATTTGCCCGGTGAGCCGGTGAAGGAAACCGGTGGAGCCGCATCGGAAAGTCGCCCGGCTTCAGATGATCTTGCGTTTCTTCAGCGACCGTTTCAGCTTCCACATGCGTCTGCTTTGGCGCACCTTCAGGCCCTTTGGCTCGTTGAGCTGAGTCATGAAATCCGAGCGCTTGTCCAGTCTTGCCAGCCCGGTCCAGCCCCGGTGGATCGACAGGTCGAGCCGATCCATGTTGGCCTCGAAAACGCAGTTGATGAAATTCAGTATCTGTCGATTCTCTGTTTCGACGTAGAAGCTGTCCATCTCTTCTCCTTCCGCGTAGGGAGCGCTGTCGACATCATCCATGAAAATGACGCCGCCCTTTTTCAGATACGGAAAGAAGCCGTAAATTTCCTTGTAGACATGGTCCACGGTATGCAGGGAATCGATGAAAAGAACATCGATCCCGTCCTTGAGCCAGGGGGCATGGTTGAGGATGTTGTCGGTGTCCGCGGAGTCAGACCTGATAAAGGTCCATTTGGGCGAACTCGCAACCGTCGAGCAGTCGGCGATGTCCACCGACACGAGTGTTCCGCGGTCGCTGTCATGCAGTGCGTTCAGGAACAGTTTGGTCGAGTTTCCCGATTGCACCCCCAGTTCGAGCATGGTGGGGTTCTCAAGCTGCGTGATCAGCGCGTGCATGCTCAAATAGTGCTTGGCTCTGAAATGCTTGTCGTTGCCAGAGTTCAAATTCGCTTTGTATTCGTTCAGTTTTTCTTCGTACATCTTTGAAGTCGGGCTTTGCTGGGTGAAACGGGGTCTCGAAGTTGCATTTTCGGGCAATTGGACGCCGGCAATCGAACCGTCGCGTCCGATGCCAGACTAGTAAAGTCACGTGTCCACTTCAATCGGCAGCCACGAAGCGTGCAATCAGTCGGTTGGGCGAGACCTTGTCGAACCTGAAGCCGCGTGCCACCAGGAACTGGCACACCGCCGGCAGTGTCGGTTCCTTCGCAAGGCCGCGCTCCGGTCCGCAATCGACACAGATGTATTTGACGCGTTTCAGCGTTTCCTCGGCGCCGCGCAGGATCTCGGGTTCCGCGCCTTCTCCTTCGATCTTGAGCACCTTGACCTCTTCGATCCCGTTTTCAAGACAATAGGCATCCAGTGTCGTCGTTTCGATTGTCGTGACACTCTCGTATCCGGAAAACTCAATGAGTGAGGAATCCGCCGTGTTCGACTTTTCAAAGAACTTCAGAGTGGTTTTCTCGTGCCAGAGTGCGAGCTGTTCGCAAGTGCCGCCCGGGTTGTTCAGCCGGCAGCGGGACATCTCGCCCTCACCCGGTTCGAAGGCAATGTAGCGGATCGACTTTCCTGAGAGTTTCAGTCCGAGACCGACTTCGCCGATATTGGCACCGCAATCGATGACGACATCGCCGTCTTCGATCTCGTCCGGAAAAATGAAGTAATCGGACAGGAGGTCCGTGACACGCCTTTTCACGCCGTACCGGTAAAAACCCACGCGTCTCTGGTGCAGGATCGAGATACTGTCGTTTTCGTCATCGGTGACAACAATCACGCCGTTCCTGATGTTCGTTTCGACCTGCCAGGGGCTCTTCTTGTTCAGGATCCGGCTGGCGCGCGCATAAAGATTGAAGAGCCGTGAGAAACTGTCGAGGTGTTCGCGCCCGAAGATGAAGTTCAGCAGTCTTTTCTTCTTTTTCATGCTTCAACCTCCCTGGTTCCAGATCAGCGACTCGTATTGTGCGCAAATGCCTTCTTCGGAATACCTATCGTTCAGGCGCGCCGCAGATGCCGTCGTGAGGCTTTCGGCTTCAGCCGGGTTTTCCAACAGGTGCACGAGATGCCGCGCCAGACCGTCCTCATCGCCGCACTCGGACAAAAGCCCTGTTTCACCATGATCGATCAGCCAGCTTGGTCCGGGCGATGCGGTCGCAACGACCGGCAGGCCGGCGTTCCAGCCCTCAAGAACCACATTTCCCAGCGGTTCGTCATCGGTCGGGCAGACGAGAATGTCCGCAGCTTTCAGGAAAGGGGACGGGTCCCTCTGCCATCCGAGAAAATGCGTGCGGTTCTCAACGCCAAGGTCCCGCGCGAGGCGGCGCATGTCTTCCTGCAGGTCGCCGTCGCCGATCAGCCAGGCGTGTACGGTTTCGGGCAGCCGGGCAAGGGCCTTGATCAAGAGGTCGAAGCGTTTGCGTTCAACGAAACGTCCAAGCGCGATCAGGACGGTTGCGTCGTCCGGCGTATCGAAATGCGCGCGGCTGACGGGTGCGAGCGTGTCCGGAATGGGATCCACGAAATTGCTGATCACGTGGGCGCGCTCTGCGGGCCAGCCGGCCTCAACCGCCTGCCGGATGATTTCCGGTGTATTGCCGATCAGGTGCTGCACGTTGCCATAGGTGTGGAAACCGTCGGGGAAGTCACCGAGGCGCAGGAAAGTGCGCATCTCGGGACCGGGCTTCGGCAACCACTTGCTGGCCGGGCTCATCCAGCCGAGGGTTGCCTTTGCACCGAAATTCCTGATGTCGCGGGCGATGCCCCAGCGAACGAAATGCCGCTTGAAATGCGAGCGGCTGAATTTCAGCTCACGCACCTCGCAATGCTCGGCAAGCTCGTCCCGCCACGGTCTGTCATGCCGGATGAAGGCGATCTGTTCGACACCGCGTTTGGCGAGCGCACGGGACAGGCGCACGAAAAACTTTTCCGCGCCGCCATCGACGCCGAGGTGGATATGCGCGAGTTTGCGTTGAGCGGGCACCGGGTCAGTTGCCATCGATGACATCATAATAATTGTGTGCCCTTCCGAAGAGACCACGCAGGTTGCCGGATCCCTTCATCAGGCGGATGAGACCGTAGTAGTAGAGTTTC
This region of uncultured Roseibium sp. genomic DNA includes:
- a CDS encoding FkbM family methyltransferase; protein product: MKKKKRLLNFIFGREHLDSFSRLFNLYARASRILNKKSPWQVETNIRNGVIVVTDDENDSISILHQRRVGFYRYGVKRRVTDLLSDYFIFPDEIEDGDVVIDCGANIGEVGLGLKLSGKSIRYIAFEPGEGEMSRCRLNNPGGTCEQLALWHEKTTLKFFEKSNTADSSLIEFSGYESVTTIETTTLDAYCLENGIEEVKVLKIEGEGAEPEILRGAEETLKRVKYICVDCGPERGLAKEPTLPAVCQFLVARGFRFDKVSPNRLIARFVAAD
- a CDS encoding glycosyltransferase, producing MATDPVPAQRKLAHIHLGVDGGAEKFFVRLSRALAKRGVEQIAFIRHDRPWRDELAEHCEVRELKFSRSHFKRHFVRWGIARDIRNFGAKATLGWMSPASKWLPKPGPEMRTFLRLGDFPDGFHTYGNVQHLIGNTPEIIRQAVEAGWPAERAHVISNFVDPIPDTLAPVSRAHFDTPDDATVLIALGRFVERKRFDLLIKALARLPETVHAWLIGDGDLQEDMRRLARDLGVENRTHFLGWQRDPSPFLKAADILVCPTDDEPLGNVVLEGWNAGLPVVATASPGPSWLIDHGETGLLSECGDEDGLARHLVHLLENPAEAESLTTASAARLNDRYSEEGICAQYESLIWNQGG
- a CDS encoding class I SAM-dependent methyltransferase, whose product is MHALITQLENPTMLELGVQSGNSTKLFLNALHDSDRGTLVSVDIADCSTVASSPKWTFIRSDSADTDNILNHAPWLKDGIDVLFIDSLHTVDHVYKEIYGFFPYLKKGGVIFMDDVDSAPYAEGEEMDSFYVETENRQILNFINCVFEANMDRLDLSIHRGWTGLARLDKRSDFMTQLNEPKGLKVRQSRRMWKLKRSLKKRKII
- a CDS encoding alpha-1,2-fucosyltransferase produces the protein MIISRIEGGAGNQMFQYACGRAVSLASQQSYRLDLTDMKKDRLRDYVLDQLSITAEPLNWLERRVWSRHRHQPLARMLFPSARCVEVKETGLPFAPEIKSIWNPSYLFGYWQSENYFSDAAEVIRSDFQLKSGYTPARQETLSKIRAAETAVSVHVRRGDYVSNAKTNAIHGTCDPDWYAAALSEMASKFKDMQLFVFSDDISWTRDNLPTYPSMTFVEPQDDGKDVQDMHLMASCRAHVVANSSFSWWGAWLNPRRDKHVIAPAQWFRSSTHDARDLIPKSWQKL